One window of the Pseudomonas lurida genome contains the following:
- a CDS encoding SDR family oxidoreductase, with translation MQNRMMITGAGSGLGREIALRWAREGWQLALSDVSEPGLQETLRLVREAGGDGFVQRCDVRDYSQLTAFAQACEVKLGGVDVIVNNAGVASGGFFAELSLEDWDWQIAINLMGVVKGCKAFLPLLEKSKGRIINIASMAALMQGPAMSNYNVAKAGVVALSESLLVELKQQEVGVHVVCPSFFQTNLLDSFRGPTPAMKAQVGKLLESSPISAADIADYIYQRVAEGEFMILPHEQGRMAWALKQKNPQLLYDEMTSMADKMRAKAQAAKG, from the coding sequence ATGCAAAATCGCATGATGATCACTGGCGCCGGGTCCGGCCTGGGTCGCGAAATCGCGCTGCGCTGGGCTCGCGAGGGTTGGCAGCTGGCCTTGTCGGACGTCAGCGAGCCGGGCCTGCAGGAAACCCTGAGGCTGGTGCGCGAGGCCGGTGGCGATGGGTTTGTGCAGCGTTGCGACGTGCGCGACTACAGCCAGCTCACCGCGTTTGCCCAGGCCTGCGAGGTGAAACTCGGCGGGGTCGATGTGATCGTCAACAATGCGGGCGTGGCCTCGGGAGGGTTCTTTGCCGAGCTGTCCCTGGAAGACTGGGACTGGCAGATCGCGATCAACCTGATGGGCGTGGTCAAGGGCTGCAAGGCGTTCCTGCCGCTGCTGGAAAAGAGCAAGGGGCGCATCATCAACATCGCGTCCATGGCTGCGCTGATGCAGGGGCCCGCCATGAGCAACTACAACGTGGCCAAGGCCGGTGTGGTGGCGCTGTCGGAAAGTTTGCTGGTGGAACTCAAGCAACAGGAAGTCGGCGTGCACGTGGTGTGCCCATCGTTCTTCCAGACCAACCTGCTCGACTCGTTCCGCGGGCCGACCCCGGCCATGAAGGCACAGGTCGGTAAATTGCTGGAAAGCTCACCGATCTCGGCAGCGGATATCGCCGACTACATCTACCAGCGTGTCGCCGAGGGCGAGTTCATGATCCTGCCCCACGAACAGGGGCGCATGGCGTGGGCATTGAAGCAGAAGAACCCGCAGTTGCTCTATGACGAAATGACCAGCATGGCCGATAAGATGCGTGCCAAGGCGCAGGCGGCCAAGGGCTGA
- a CDS encoding N-acetylglutaminylglutamine amidotransferase, translating to MCGLAGELRFDHQPADLAAVERITHHLAPRGPDAWGFHAQGPIALGHRRLKIMDLSDGSAQPMVDAQLGLSLAFNGAIYNFPELREELEALGYAFYSGGDTEVLLKGYHAWGEALLPKLNGMFAFAIWERDAQRVFIARDRLGVKPLYLSRTGKRLRFASALPALLKGGDINPILDPVALNHYLNFHAVVPAPRTLLAGIEKLPPATWMRIDAEGNTEQKTWWTLPYGPHDDEKNLTLEDWTDRVLDSTREAVAIRQRAAVDVGVLLSGGVDSSMLVGLLREVGVQDLSTFSIGFEDAGGEAGNEFQYSDLIAKHYGTRHHQLRIAESEIIEQLPAAFRAMSEPMVSHDCIAFYLLSREVAKHCKVVQSGQGADELFAGYHWYPQVDGASDPYAAYREAFFDRSYDDYAATVAPKWLTANDAAGDFVREHFAMPGADAAVDKALRLDSTVMLVDDPVKRVDNMTMAWGLEARTPFLDYRLVELSARVPGQFKLPDGGKQVLKEAARRVIPSEVIDRKKGYFPVPGLKHLQGDTLNWVRELLLDPSQDRGLFNPAMLDRLLTDPQGQLTPLRGSKLWQLAALNLWLSEQGI from the coding sequence ATGTGCGGATTAGCTGGCGAGTTACGTTTCGATCATCAACCTGCCGACCTGGCAGCGGTGGAACGAATCACCCATCATTTGGCACCACGCGGTCCTGACGCGTGGGGCTTCCATGCCCAAGGGCCGATTGCCCTGGGCCATCGACGCTTGAAAATCATGGACCTGTCCGACGGTTCGGCCCAACCGATGGTCGACGCCCAATTGGGGCTGTCCCTGGCGTTCAACGGCGCGATCTACAATTTCCCGGAGTTGCGTGAAGAGCTGGAAGCCCTGGGCTACGCCTTCTATTCCGGTGGCGACACCGAAGTGCTGCTCAAGGGTTATCACGCCTGGGGCGAAGCGCTGCTGCCCAAGCTCAACGGCATGTTTGCCTTTGCCATCTGGGAGCGCGATGCCCAGCGCGTGTTCATCGCCCGTGACCGGCTCGGCGTGAAGCCGCTGTACCTGTCGCGCACCGGCAAGCGCCTGCGCTTTGCTTCGGCGTTACCAGCGTTGCTCAAGGGCGGCGACATCAACCCGATCCTCGACCCGGTGGCGCTCAATCATTACCTGAACTTCCATGCGGTGGTGCCTGCGCCACGCACACTGTTGGCGGGTATCGAGAAACTGCCACCGGCCACCTGGATGCGCATCGACGCTGAGGGCAATACCGAGCAGAAAACCTGGTGGACCCTGCCCTACGGCCCCCATGACGATGAAAAGAACCTGACCCTGGAAGACTGGACCGACCGCGTGCTCGACAGCACCCGCGAAGCCGTGGCGATCCGTCAACGCGCGGCCGTGGATGTAGGCGTGTTGCTGTCGGGCGGTGTGGATTCGAGCATGCTCGTCGGCCTGCTGCGCGAAGTCGGCGTGCAGGATCTGTCGACCTTCTCCATCGGCTTTGAAGACGCCGGTGGCGAGGCCGGCAACGAGTTCCAGTACTCGGACCTGATCGCCAAGCACTACGGCACGCGTCACCACCAATTGCGCATCGCCGAAAGCGAGATCATCGAGCAACTGCCGGCCGCCTTCCGCGCCATGAGCGAGCCGATGGTCAGCCACGACTGCATCGCGTTCTACCTGCTGTCGCGGGAAGTGGCCAAGCACTGCAAGGTGGTGCAGAGCGGCCAGGGCGCCGATGAACTGTTCGCCGGTTACCACTGGTACCCACAAGTCGACGGCGCCAGCGACCCGTATGCCGCCTACCGCGAGGCTTTTTTCGACCGCAGCTATGACGACTACGCCGCCACCGTTGCACCGAAATGGCTGACCGCCAACGATGCCGCCGGTGACTTCGTGCGCGAGCATTTCGCCATGCCCGGTGCCGACGCAGCGGTGGATAAAGCGCTGCGCCTGGACAGCACGGTGATGCTGGTGGATGACCCGGTCAAACGCGTCGATAACATGACCATGGCCTGGGGCCTTGAAGCGCGTACGCCGTTCCTCGACTACCGCCTGGTTGAACTGTCGGCCCGCGTACCGGGCCAGTTCAAATTGCCCGACGGCGGCAAGCAGGTGCTGAAGGAAGCCGCGCGCCGCGTGATCCCGAGCGAAGTCATTGACCGCAAGAAAGGTTACTTCCCCGTGCCGGGCCTCAAGCATTTGCAGGGCGACACATTGAACTGGGTGCGCGAACTGTTGCTGGACCCCAGCCAGGACCGCGGCCTGTTCAACCCCGCCATGCTCGACCGCTTGCTCACCGACCCGCAAGGCCAACTGACCCCGCTGCGCGGCTCCAAGCTGTGGCAACTGGCGGCGCTGAACCTGTGGCTCAGCGAACAAGGAATCTGA
- the csrA gene encoding carbon storage regulator CsrA codes for MLVLSRAVGEVISIGDDIAVHILELNGNQVKLGVEAPSGVHVHRAEVYQKILDRQGAATHPVTVPNL; via the coding sequence ATGCTGGTCTTAAGCCGTGCCGTAGGCGAAGTCATCTCCATCGGCGATGACATCGCCGTGCACATTCTTGAGTTGAACGGTAACCAAGTGAAGTTAGGCGTGGAGGCGCCAAGCGGGGTGCATGTACACCGTGCCGAGGTCTACCAGAAGATCCTCGATCGCCAGGGCGCAGCCACTCACCCGGTGACGGTGCCCAATCTCTGA
- a CDS encoding DUF3309 family protein — MSLILIIILILLLVGGLPVFPHSRNWGYGPSGILGVVLVVLVVLLLLGRI, encoded by the coding sequence ATGAGCCTCATTCTGATCATTATCTTGATCCTCCTGCTGGTCGGTGGTCTGCCAGTATTCCCTCACTCGCGTAACTGGGGCTATGGCCCGTCGGGTATCCTGGGTGTAGTACTGGTCGTCCTGGTGGTGCTGCTATTGCTCGGTCGCATATAA
- a CDS encoding YheU family protein, with the protein MLIPHDALEVDTLTRLIEDFVTRDGTDNGDDTPLETRVLRVRQALTKGQALIVFDPESEQCQLMLKHDVPKHLFD; encoded by the coding sequence ATGCTGATTCCCCACGATGCACTTGAAGTCGACACCCTGACCCGTCTGATCGAAGACTTCGTCACCCGTGACGGCACCGACAATGGCGACGACACGCCGCTGGAAACCCGCGTACTGCGCGTGCGCCAGGCGCTGACCAAGGGCCAGGCGCTGATTGTGTTCGACCCGGAAAGCGAGCAATGCCAGTTGATGCTCAAGCACGACGTGCCCAAGCACCTGTTCGACTGA
- a CDS encoding osmoprotectant NAGGN system M42 family peptidase — MSRTIPEPDLNYLQKVLLEMLAIPSPTGFTDTIVRYVAERLGELGIPFEMTRRGTIRATLKGQKNSPDRAVSAHLDTIGAAVRAIKDNGRLSLAPVGCWSSRFAEGSRVSLFTDNGVIRGSVLPLMASGHAFNTAVDEMPVSWDHVELRLDAYCATRADCDSLGIGIGDYVAFDPLPEFTESGHISARHLDDKAGVAALLAALKAIVDSGEPLLIDCHPLFTITEETGSGAAAALPWDVSEFVGIDIAPVAPGQHSSEHAVSVAMQDSGGPYDYHLSRHLLRLASDHDLPVRRDLFRYYFSDAHSAVTAGHDIRTALLAFGCDATHGYERTHIDSLAALSRLLGAYILSPPVFASDAQPAQGSLDRFSHQIEHETQMESDTRVPSVDSLVGNKS; from the coding sequence ATGAGCCGAACCATCCCCGAACCGGACCTGAACTACCTGCAAAAAGTGCTGCTGGAAATGCTCGCCATTCCCAGCCCCACCGGATTTACCGACACCATCGTGCGTTATGTCGCCGAGCGCCTGGGAGAACTGGGCATTCCCTTTGAAATGACCCGGCGCGGGACCATCCGCGCCACCCTCAAGGGCCAGAAAAACAGCCCCGACCGTGCGGTGTCCGCGCACCTGGACACCATCGGCGCAGCGGTTCGCGCGATCAAGGACAACGGTCGCTTGAGCCTCGCGCCAGTGGGCTGCTGGTCGAGCCGCTTCGCCGAAGGCAGCCGCGTCAGCCTGTTTACCGACAACGGCGTGATCCGTGGCAGTGTGCTGCCATTGATGGCTTCCGGGCATGCGTTCAATACCGCCGTGGATGAAATGCCCGTGAGTTGGGACCATGTGGAATTGCGCCTGGATGCCTACTGCGCTACCCGTGCCGATTGTGATTCGCTGGGGATTGGTATCGGTGACTATGTGGCCTTCGACCCGCTGCCGGAATTCACCGAGAGCGGGCACATCAGCGCCCGTCATCTGGACGACAAGGCCGGCGTCGCCGCCCTGCTCGCGGCGCTCAAGGCGATTGTCGACAGCGGCGAGCCCTTGCTGATCGACTGCCACCCGCTGTTCACCATCACCGAGGAAACCGGCAGTGGCGCCGCCGCCGCCCTGCCCTGGGATGTCAGCGAGTTTGTCGGCATCGACATTGCCCCCGTCGCCCCCGGCCAGCACTCCAGTGAACACGCGGTGAGCGTGGCCATGCAGGATTCCGGCGGGCCGTATGACTATCACCTGTCGCGGCATTTGCTGCGCCTGGCGTCTGACCATGACTTGCCGGTGCGCCGCGACCTGTTCCGCTATTACTTCAGCGACGCGCACTCGGCGGTGACCGCCGGCCACGACATCCGCACCGCCTTGCTGGCGTTTGGCTGTGATGCGACCCACGGGTACGAGCGTACGCACATCGACAGCCTGGCGGCACTGAGCCGCCTGTTGGGCGCCTACATTCTCAGCCCACCGGTGTTCGCCAGTGATGCGCAGCCGGCGCAGGGTTCCCTGGATCGGTTCAGTCACCAGATCGAGCATGAGACGCAGATGGAGAGCGACACACGGGTGCCGTCGGTGGACAGCCTGGTAGGCAACAAGTCCTGA
- a CDS encoding NEL-type E3 ubiquitin ligase domain-containing protein: MTRNPAVSQAAAPVTQAQITAALLEITGDLDKAKVLQHTLPPWLVSATAQTRQALEAANASSLQPRERAASLLRRVTPLRSFCAGRLNALLAAKGHADLDVERDWLELPKRQFAGLTVGSGLRLRTMSLDKHNLLQAAMQNFTLDQAEAGGLPAGAVIRTGEAGQDVSTLSAGAFARYCRELDLGEAYQRHLREVFNLTASDDEGGAERAYNPVVGEVGQCKIKDMHIDLQIAHGKGDISESGHTALQALLLNARVPARNLQHVVFHEKPLAWQGMNVHGACLWSVLVFGHVSTHGFADGPLLVYMPGEPGRPWYEYPTLGDLTAYLTLKLQVPAYRTFFTRYLDEAERFGFFQRFDKHRTLERVEPVVVDASLEQFFFGALTRKIQLDAVALAVPTAQVDDEVRQKRLQGYLEAGLNMLNIAGLVVPVLGQLMIGVAVGEMLAEVFEGVDEWTHSDQAEGLEHLVNVAENLAAMALFADGVKVAGKVFRAYKSNPAEFFEAVEAVQMPDAAPRLWRRRLKPYGRTLDVDALTVANSRGIYQAGGHSYVRIKGVVYSVAYDERSGYWHVLHPTRPTAYCPRLLHNRQGGWRFAFEHTQEWGSPSYILTRLNPRLAALAPEQLKHVASIVDMRPSRLHALALQNRPLPERFNDCVARFALNQQVRDLTWQLEHQPRPDANTARVQLLALPLMPGWPQGRFFEVLDSQGALLERYPGTVPFDPGHLSIHITEQALKDGEVMATLLDVLPPDETYTLLGSSVPPDEQGAVLARQLLASLKRTHREVFQQLYEAADGITHSDHGLLKAHFPHLPNRIAWELLSKTSTVHRRQLRSTRRVPLPLAQRVREALVMQEEDQALIGLYLPELAAAPSRRLAVNLLAKVAGWPRDMQVQVRRDSVIGNLIGTSGSQHARWRRTLVETGDGVQAFDDKGAPLGEKASGPEGFYQALLATLSPAQLAALNLSGAEHASRLRDAIQACAEEERHVLSRYLWPERALPEPAPVPCVQAMVRSTRHPAALVRKVHRLYPGFDERQVATFLDRQGPDHLARAQSVEALERQFEALHRALKVWRSDKTSFGGLPQPQADYRLGRHQAMQAIEEGWKQMLLLPDADGVKVPSLVLDGLVVGRLPTLPAQVNFAHVRQLSLNRMGLDDDVAYFLKHFKQLEALELRSNEVTRLPEVLSQMPALKRLYLNDNHLQLTEHTRAKLADLRGLQVLSLSNNPLTDPPAIGHLFELRELMVRHCRLRAFPGGVSRLPYLQYLDLRDNDILALPGWLSTAPRPVAEAINLRHNPLDEASRKTLADYRSRTGVGMGFLEDDIARLNEQKARELWLADSGVARYSQKEIVWTGLKHEPESESLFGLLAELGGTGDAQLVREDLERRVWRVLEAAGHDTQLRHEIFDRAATPLNCDDSAALNFSNLEVLVEIHEAAKGVEGGKLTAKPLLKLAKGLFRLDQLDSYARTHSQEHPEADPLEVSLAYRTGLASKFHLPGQPRHMRFARLGGVTLEALNSAEEQLRAAERSPKLLNYLVELPLWDRHLKLTFSRSFEALNEPFDQRLQAVFEKSTALNDVDYLDQMNQILREQQAAHKGESERLTKEALRLGDLSPCVIP, encoded by the coding sequence ATGACCCGAAACCCGGCTGTAAGCCAGGCCGCTGCGCCTGTCACTCAGGCGCAAATAACCGCTGCACTGCTGGAAATCACCGGCGACCTGGACAAGGCCAAGGTGCTGCAGCACACGCTGCCCCCATGGCTGGTGAGTGCCACTGCACAAACGCGTCAGGCGCTCGAAGCGGCGAATGCCAGCAGCCTTCAACCCCGCGAGCGGGCCGCGAGCCTGTTGCGCCGTGTAACACCCCTCAGGTCATTTTGTGCCGGGCGACTCAACGCACTCCTGGCGGCGAAGGGGCATGCTGACCTGGACGTCGAACGTGACTGGCTGGAGTTGCCCAAGCGGCAGTTCGCCGGGTTGACCGTCGGCAGCGGCTTACGGCTGCGGACGATGTCCTTGGACAAGCACAACCTGCTGCAGGCGGCCATGCAGAATTTTACCCTGGACCAGGCCGAGGCGGGGGGGCTGCCCGCAGGCGCGGTGATTCGAACGGGTGAGGCAGGCCAGGACGTGTCGACGCTGAGCGCTGGAGCCTTTGCGCGGTACTGCCGCGAACTGGACCTGGGCGAGGCCTATCAACGGCACCTGCGTGAGGTGTTCAACCTCACGGCGAGTGACGACGAGGGCGGCGCTGAACGGGCCTACAATCCGGTGGTCGGCGAGGTCGGCCAGTGCAAGATCAAGGACATGCACATCGACTTGCAGATCGCCCATGGCAAGGGGGATATCAGTGAGTCCGGCCATACCGCGTTGCAGGCCCTCCTGCTCAATGCCCGCGTGCCCGCCCGAAACCTGCAGCATGTGGTGTTCCATGAAAAGCCGCTGGCCTGGCAAGGGATGAATGTGCACGGGGCATGCCTGTGGAGCGTGCTGGTGTTCGGCCATGTCTCCACGCACGGCTTTGCTGATGGGCCCTTGCTGGTGTACATGCCAGGCGAGCCCGGGCGCCCGTGGTATGAATACCCCACGCTAGGCGATCTGACCGCCTACCTGACGCTCAAGCTTCAGGTGCCGGCCTATCGCACTTTTTTCACTCGCTATCTGGATGAGGCCGAGCGGTTCGGTTTTTTCCAGCGTTTTGACAAACACAGGACACTGGAACGCGTCGAGCCCGTGGTGGTGGACGCCAGCCTGGAGCAGTTCTTCTTCGGCGCCCTGACCCGCAAGATCCAACTGGACGCCGTTGCATTGGCCGTACCGACGGCGCAAGTGGATGACGAGGTGCGCCAGAAACGCCTACAAGGCTATCTGGAGGCGGGCCTGAATATGTTGAACATCGCCGGCCTGGTGGTGCCGGTGCTTGGGCAATTGATGATCGGCGTCGCCGTCGGCGAGATGCTCGCCGAGGTCTTCGAGGGGGTGGATGAATGGACCCATAGCGACCAGGCCGAGGGCCTTGAACATTTGGTCAATGTGGCCGAAAACCTGGCGGCCATGGCCCTGTTCGCGGACGGTGTGAAGGTGGCGGGCAAGGTGTTCAGGGCCTACAAGTCCAATCCCGCGGAGTTCTTCGAGGCGGTCGAAGCCGTGCAGATGCCTGATGCGGCGCCTCGCTTGTGGCGTCGGCGGCTGAAGCCATACGGCCGGACGCTGGATGTCGACGCCCTGACGGTTGCCAATAGCCGTGGGATCTACCAGGCCGGCGGTCATTCATATGTCAGGATCAAGGGGGTGGTGTATTCGGTGGCCTACGATGAGCGGTCGGGTTACTGGCACGTCCTTCATCCGACGCGTCCCACGGCCTATTGTCCACGCCTGCTGCACAACCGCCAGGGCGGCTGGCGGTTTGCGTTCGAACACACCCAGGAGTGGGGCAGCCCATCCTACATCCTCACTCGGCTCAACCCGCGCCTGGCCGCGCTGGCCCCCGAGCAATTGAAACACGTGGCGAGCATTGTCGACATGCGCCCCTCCCGGCTGCACGCCCTGGCCCTGCAAAACAGGCCGCTGCCGGAGCGCTTCAACGACTGCGTGGCGCGTTTCGCCCTGAACCAGCAAGTCCGCGATCTGACCTGGCAGCTGGAACATCAGCCACGGCCGGATGCAAACACAGCGCGCGTCCAGTTGCTGGCGTTGCCGCTGATGCCGGGATGGCCGCAGGGACGGTTTTTCGAGGTGCTGGACAGCCAAGGGGCGCTGCTCGAACGTTACCCGGGCACCGTACCGTTCGACCCTGGACACTTGAGCATCCACATCACTGAACAGGCGCTCAAAGACGGCGAAGTCATGGCGACCCTGCTCGACGTCCTGCCGCCGGACGAGACCTACACCCTGCTGGGGAGCTCGGTACCACCCGATGAGCAGGGCGCGGTGCTGGCGCGCCAGTTGCTGGCCTCGCTCAAGCGTACCCACCGAGAGGTGTTCCAGCAGCTGTACGAAGCAGCGGATGGCATTACCCATTCAGACCACGGGTTGCTCAAGGCGCATTTCCCGCACTTGCCCAATCGCATCGCCTGGGAATTACTGTCCAAGACGTCAACCGTGCATCGCCGGCAACTGCGCAGCACCCGACGCGTGCCGCTGCCGCTCGCACAACGGGTACGCGAAGCGTTGGTCATGCAGGAAGAAGATCAGGCGTTGATCGGCCTGTACCTGCCGGAGCTGGCGGCCGCCCCCTCGCGACGGCTGGCCGTCAACCTGCTGGCGAAAGTCGCCGGGTGGCCGCGGGATATGCAAGTGCAGGTACGCCGGGACAGTGTGATCGGCAACCTGATCGGCACCTCTGGCAGCCAGCATGCACGGTGGCGGCGCACACTGGTCGAGACCGGCGATGGGGTCCAGGCGTTCGACGATAAAGGTGCGCCACTGGGCGAAAAGGCGTCAGGCCCAGAAGGGTTTTACCAGGCGCTGCTCGCCACTTTGTCGCCTGCGCAATTGGCTGCACTGAACCTATCGGGGGCAGAGCACGCCAGTCGGTTACGCGACGCGATCCAGGCGTGCGCCGAGGAAGAACGCCACGTGCTGTCACGCTATCTGTGGCCCGAGCGTGCACTCCCTGAGCCGGCGCCGGTGCCGTGCGTCCAGGCCATGGTGCGCTCGACGCGGCACCCGGCGGCGCTGGTGCGCAAGGTCCACCGGCTGTATCCCGGTTTTGACGAGCGCCAGGTGGCGACGTTCCTGGACCGGCAAGGCCCCGATCACCTGGCGCGCGCCCAGTCCGTGGAGGCGTTGGAGCGACAGTTCGAGGCCCTGCATCGGGCGCTCAAGGTGTGGCGCAGTGACAAGACGTCCTTCGGCGGTCTCCCTCAGCCCCAGGCAGATTACCGCTTGGGCCGTCACCAGGCGATGCAGGCCATCGAGGAGGGCTGGAAACAGATGCTGCTGTTGCCCGATGCCGACGGGGTAAAGGTCCCAAGCCTGGTACTCGATGGCCTGGTCGTGGGTCGATTGCCCACATTACCGGCGCAGGTCAACTTTGCCCATGTCCGGCAGTTGTCGTTGAACAGAATGGGGCTCGACGATGACGTGGCCTATTTTCTCAAGCACTTCAAGCAGCTTGAGGCTTTGGAACTGCGCAGTAACGAGGTGACACGCCTGCCGGAGGTACTGTCACAGATGCCCGCGCTCAAACGCCTGTACCTCAACGACAACCACCTGCAACTCACCGAACACACCCGCGCCAAGCTGGCTGACCTGCGAGGCCTGCAGGTATTGAGCCTGAGCAACAACCCGTTGACCGACCCGCCTGCCATCGGTCACCTGTTCGAGTTGCGTGAGCTGATGGTGCGTCATTGTCGTCTGCGCGCGTTTCCCGGTGGGGTGTCGCGCCTGCCCTACCTGCAGTACCTCGACCTGCGCGACAACGATATCCTGGCCTTGCCCGGCTGGTTGTCCACCGCGCCACGTCCGGTGGCTGAAGCCATCAACCTGCGGCACAACCCGCTGGATGAAGCCAGCCGAAAGACACTCGCCGACTACCGGAGCCGGACCGGCGTAGGCATGGGCTTCCTGGAAGATGACATCGCTCGCCTCAACGAGCAGAAGGCCCGGGAACTATGGTTGGCCGATAGCGGGGTTGCGCGGTACTCGCAAAAGGAGATCGTTTGGACAGGGCTCAAGCATGAGCCAGAGTCCGAGAGCCTGTTCGGGTTATTGGCCGAACTGGGCGGCACTGGTGATGCTCAACTGGTGCGTGAGGACCTGGAGCGGCGTGTCTGGAGGGTGCTGGAGGCCGCCGGGCATGACACGCAGCTACGCCATGAGATCTTTGACCGGGCGGCCACTCCCCTCAATTGCGATGACAGTGCGGCACTGAATTTCAGCAACCTTGAGGTGCTGGTGGAGATCCACGAGGCCGCCAAAGGGGTCGAAGGTGGCAAGCTGACCGCCAAGCCACTGCTGAAGTTGGCCAAGGGCCTGTTTCGTCTGGACCAGTTGGACAGCTACGCCCGCACGCACAGTCAGGAGCACCCGGAGGCCGATCCGCTGGAAGTCAGCCTGGCCTACCGGACAGGGCTGGCCAGCAAGTTTCATTTGCCGGGTCAGCCCCGGCATATGCGTTTTGCGCGCCTGGGAGGCGTCACGCTGGAAGCGCTGAACAGTGCCGAAGAACAACTCCGGGCGGCGGAGCGCTCACCCAAGCTCTTGAACTACCTGGTGGAGCTGCCGTTATGGGACCGTCACTTGAAACTCACATTCAGCCGATCGTTCGAGGCGTTGAACGAGCCCTTTGACCAACGCCTGCAGGCTGTGTTTGAAAAAAGCACCGCGCTGAACGACGTCGACTACCTTGACCAGATGAACCAGATCCTGCGCGAGCAGCAGGCGGCGCATAAGGGCGAATCCGAGCGCCTGACCAAGGAGGCGCTGAGGCTCGGAGATCTGTCACCCTGTGTGATCCCGTGA
- the ngg gene encoding N-acetylglutaminylglutamine synthetase — protein MKPHAAAYSQRLLKGQAPTYERLQARLAEDGSPLAAEPIAVHCGWGRLLIGHTFPDPATLAQELLNEQPGERDIALYVAAPQQILGIDPQQLFLDPSDTLRLWFSDYRPATRVFRGFRIRRVQSEADWQAVNHLYQGRGMLPVDAERLTPRHEGGPVYWLAEDEDSGAVIGSVMGLNHQKAFHDPENGCSLWCLAVDPQCTRPGVGEVLVRHLVEHFMSRGLSYLDLSVLHDNRQAKNLYAKLGFRALTTFAIKRKNGINQPLFLGPGPQAGFNPYARIIVEEAHRRGIDVQVDDADAGLFTLSHGGRRVRCRESLSDLTSAISMTLCQDKSLTHKVLKAAGLKLPAQQLAGSADDNLEFLDEHQRIVVKPLDGEQGQGVAVDLQSIEDVQRAIEAARQFDSRVLLESFHEGLDLRILVIGFEVVAAAIRRPAEVTGDGQHSIGALIEAQSRRRQAATDGESKIPLDGETERTLKAAGYDYSSILPRGQTLAVRRTANLHTGGCLEDVTAILHPTLVDAAVRAARALDIPMVGLDLMVPAADQPEYVFIEANERAGLANHEPQPTAERFVDLLFPHS, from the coding sequence ATGAAACCCCATGCAGCGGCCTACAGCCAACGCTTGCTCAAAGGCCAGGCGCCGACCTATGAGCGCCTGCAAGCCCGCCTGGCGGAAGACGGCAGCCCCTTGGCCGCCGAGCCGATTGCCGTGCATTGCGGTTGGGGCCGGTTGCTGATCGGGCATACCTTCCCCGACCCGGCGACCCTGGCCCAGGAACTGCTGAATGAGCAACCCGGCGAGCGCGATATCGCGCTCTACGTGGCGGCGCCGCAACAGATCCTGGGCATCGATCCCCAGCAGCTGTTCCTCGACCCGTCCGACACCCTGCGCCTGTGGTTCAGCGACTATCGCCCTGCCACCCGGGTGTTCCGCGGTTTTCGCATTCGTCGGGTGCAGTCCGAAGCCGATTGGCAGGCGGTCAACCACCTGTATCAAGGGCGCGGCATGTTGCCGGTCGACGCCGAACGCCTCACGCCTCGTCATGAAGGCGGCCCGGTGTATTGGCTGGCGGAAGATGAAGACAGCGGCGCGGTGATCGGCAGCGTGATGGGCCTCAACCACCAGAAGGCGTTTCACGACCCGGAAAATGGTTGCAGCCTGTGGTGCCTGGCGGTCGACCCGCAATGCACACGCCCCGGTGTGGGCGAGGTGCTGGTGCGCCATCTGGTTGAACACTTCATGAGCCGTGGCCTGAGTTACCTTGACCTGTCGGTGCTGCACGATAACCGCCAGGCCAAGAACCTTTACGCCAAGCTCGGTTTTCGCGCCTTGACCACGTTTGCGATCAAGCGCAAGAACGGTATCAACCAACCGCTGTTCCTCGGCCCCGGCCCGCAGGCGGGGTTCAATCCGTATGCACGGATCATCGTCGAAGAGGCCCATCGACGCGGCATCGATGTGCAGGTGGATGACGCCGATGCAGGCCTGTTCACCCTCAGTCATGGCGGGCGCCGTGTGCGTTGCCGTGAGTCGTTGAGCGACCTGACCAGCGCCATCAGCATGACCTTGTGCCAGGACAAGAGCCTGACCCACAAAGTGCTCAAGGCAGCCGGTTTGAAACTGCCGGCGCAGCAACTGGCGGGCAGCGCCGATGACAACCTGGAGTTCCTCGACGAGCACCAGCGCATCGTGGTCAAGCCGCTGGATGGCGAGCAAGGCCAGGGCGTGGCGGTGGATCTGCAGAGCATTGAAGACGTGCAGCGGGCGATCGAGGCAGCGCGCCAGTTCGACAGCCGTGTACTGCTGGAGAGCTTTCACGAAGGCCTCGACCTGCGCATCCTGGTGATCGGCTTCGAGGTCGTGGCTGCCGCGATCCGCCGCCCGGCGGAGGTGACCGGTGACGGCCAGCATTCCATCGGCGCGCTGATCGAAGCCCAGAGCCGCCGTCGCCAGGCCGCTACCGACGGAGAAAGCAAAATCCCGCTGGATGGCGAGACCGAACGTACCTTGAAGGCCGCCGGCTACGACTACAGCAGCATCCTGCCCCGTGGCCAGACCCTCGCCGTGCGCCGCACCGCCAACCTGCACACCGGCGGTTGCCTGGAAGACGTTACCGCCATCCTGCACCCCACGCTGGTGGACGCCGCCGTGCGCGCCGCCCGCGCCTTGGACATCCCCATGGTAGGCCTGGACCTGATGGTGCCGGCCGCCGATCAACCCGAGTATGTGTTTATCGAAGCCAACGAACGGGCCGGCCTGGCCAATCATGAACCGCAGCCTACGGCTGAGCGGTTTGTGGATTTGTTGTTTCCTCACAGTTAA